From one Bacteroides eggerthii genomic stretch:
- a CDS encoding amidoligase family protein → MNEEIRNILAENGTKTSKIRKLLLLGLTHREIAELVTRGNRGFVWNVYKKMRDEGLLSATQTSVVTVPELDYSFRRKFGVEIEAYNCTRERLVHELREAGIEVNSEAYNHHLRSRWKLVTDSSLNGNDTFELVSPILVGEDGLEELEKVCWVLDACNVKINGSCGMHVHMSAEDFNITTWQNLLLSYKHAEIEIDKFMPVSRRGNNNNFCTSLCRFSDERIRSARNIEELQNLFPNRYMKVNLKAYSRHKTVEFRQHSGTISFTKMENWVRFLDRMITFASVSALPTGVRLENFPFLGEKQKLYYKLRTKKLVV, encoded by the coding sequence ATGAATGAAGAAATTAGAAACATTTTAGCCGAGAATGGAACAAAGACTTCGAAGATACGTAAACTTCTTCTGCTCGGCCTTACCCACCGGGAAATAGCGGAGCTCGTTACTCGTGGAAATCGTGGATTTGTGTGGAATGTATATAAGAAAATGAGGGATGAAGGATTGCTATCCGCTACTCAGACTTCCGTAGTTACCGTACCCGAACTTGATTATTCTTTCAGAAGAAAATTCGGTGTCGAGATAGAGGCATACAACTGCACACGTGAACGGCTCGTTCACGAATTGAGAGAGGCGGGCATCGAAGTGAACAGTGAAGCATACAACCACCATTTGCGTTCACGTTGGAAATTGGTTACGGATAGCAGTCTGAACGGGAATGATACATTTGAGCTCGTAAGCCCTATATTAGTAGGAGAAGACGGATTGGAAGAACTGGAAAAAGTCTGTTGGGTTTTGGATGCATGTAATGTAAAGATTAATGGAAGCTGTGGAATGCATGTGCACATGAGTGCTGAAGACTTCAATATCACTACTTGGCAGAACCTGCTCCTTTCATATAAGCATGCCGAAATTGAGATTGATAAATTTATGCCAGTTTCACGCAGAGGAAACAACAATAATTTCTGTACTTCACTCTGTCGCTTCTCTGATGAACGGATACGCTCGGCACGAAATATTGAAGAACTTCAGAATCTGTTCCCAAACAGATATATGAAAGTAAACCTTAAAGCCTATTCGCGCCACAAAACGGTAGAGTTCAGACAGCATTCGGGAACTATCAGTTTCACAAAGATGGAAAATTGGGTGAGGTTTTTGGATAGAATGATTACCTTTGCATCTGTAAGCGCACTCCCGACAGGAGTCAGATTGGAAAATTTTCCTTTCTTGGGGGAAAAACAAAAATTGTATTATAAATTAAGAACAAAAAAATTAGTCGTATGA
- a CDS encoding BfmA/BtgA family mobilization protein, translating to MKQKGTEKLTCFLRVSPSVKYRLDVNSGTQSNNSYISQMMEYFEVSGVTPQQITKQPIVQIQKRIEDVVKILRSYERDYFKQVIDRDNKEEKIPEDYARLMNELRDLKEKNRQLQQQVSENEKAVSDDNAGYADKLKRLAELVKYQLNPDRFVKVKFSDEVKIPINTLQLLIKKIDEEYVL from the coding sequence ATGAAGCAAAAAGGAACAGAAAAGCTAACATGTTTTCTAAGAGTGTCACCCAGTGTCAAATACCGGCTTGATGTCAACAGCGGTACGCAATCAAACAATTCCTATATCAGTCAAATGATGGAATATTTTGAAGTCTCCGGTGTAACTCCGCAGCAGATAACCAAACAACCAATAGTACAAATTCAGAAAAGAATAGAGGATGTTGTCAAGATACTCAGAAGTTATGAAAGGGATTATTTCAAACAAGTAATTGACAGGGATAATAAAGAAGAAAAAATACCGGAAGATTATGCCCGCTTGATGAATGAGCTGCGTGATCTCAAGGAGAAGAACCGCCAGCTCCAACAACAGGTTTCTGAAAACGAAAAGGCGGTGTCCGATGATAATGCCGGGTACGCGGACAAACTCAAACGTCTGGCCGAACTTGTCAAATACCAGCTCAACCCCGACAGGTTTGTGAAGGTAAAGTTCAGCGATGAGGTCAAGATACCCATTAATACCTTGCAGCTGCTCATCAAGAAGATTGACGAGGAATATGTACTGTAA
- a CDS encoding DUF5712 family protein codes for MYCKVHRPVNTPGVSDNKGKCTQLVEYLSKESQDVRPYYDNFFSQQKDFVTPRTVMHHIDNNHRTLKRNDDKFYMLSINPSGEEQRHLIEKVTGKKVGEFSELTAGEQEEVLAELKKFSRGCMDEYARNFYREKIKSGDDLVWYGRVETERHYKGDDPEVEAGRAKAGDRKPGLQLHVHIIVSRMDKTQTVSLSPLSKSRGNRQILDGKEVIVGFDRSQWSTRCASCFNRQYDYFPYYHSQDESLRKYSENWQLRNELKNQAVSQLKQEVLHGELKEERRLYTNTFRLYRFVVNPKKAIIRELKKMGTDLLTGREK; via the coding sequence ATGTACTGTAAAGTGCACCGGCCTGTCAATACCCCGGGAGTATCGGATAACAAGGGAAAATGTACGCAGTTGGTGGAATATCTCAGCAAGGAGTCACAGGATGTGCGTCCTTACTATGATAATTTTTTTTCACAACAAAAAGACTTTGTCACACCCCGGACTGTCATGCATCATATAGACAATAACCACAGAACCCTGAAAAGAAATGATGATAAGTTCTATATGCTTTCCATCAATCCGAGTGGTGAGGAGCAGAGGCATCTCATAGAAAAGGTGACCGGAAAGAAAGTCGGGGAATTCTCGGAACTGACCGCAGGTGAACAGGAAGAGGTACTGGCCGAGCTGAAAAAATTCTCCCGCGGATGCATGGACGAATATGCCCGGAACTTTTACCGGGAGAAAATCAAGTCCGGTGATGATCTGGTATGGTATGGACGTGTGGAAACGGAACGCCATTATAAAGGCGATGATCCCGAGGTGGAAGCCGGCAGGGCAAAAGCCGGTGACAGGAAACCGGGACTGCAACTGCATGTGCATATTATCGTCTCCCGCATGGACAAGACACAGACCGTATCCCTTTCCCCCCTTTCCAAAAGCAGGGGGAACAGGCAGATACTTGACGGAAAGGAGGTGATTGTCGGTTTTGACCGTTCCCAATGGTCCACGCGGTGCGCATCATGCTTTAACCGGCAGTACGATTATTTTCCTTATTACCACTCACAGGATGAAAGCCTGAGAAAATATTCCGAGAACTGGCAGCTACGGAACGAACTGAAGAATCAGGCAGTCTCACAGCTTAAGCAGGAAGTGCTGCATGGAGAGCTCAAAGAGGAAAGACGCCTGTACACAAACACTTTCCGTCTCTACAGGTTCGTAGTGAATCCAAAGAAAGCCATCATCCGGGAATTAAAGAAAATGGGAACGGATCTGCTTACCGGAAGGGAGAAGTAA
- a CDS encoding type IV secretory system conjugative DNA transfer family protein has protein sequence MENCVIYIKLFILAVASLITGVSTISRKWYINFFVFLLCIIVETSLAYLFFPAYVFYPACASLVIFVLSWLWERGKPKSPGENNNPIRLPVQSGISKNYLEFYYYYSNFLIYGGAGSGKTKSIGKWLLEEYIRLEFAGFIYDFKDIDYTRTAYNLIEKHGYPHKFYYVSFDRPERSYRFNPLKVVKDRTELLQLMEDILLALLPKKEQQNEWVAGGLGILRGVAFRFWDEFPEYCTLPHIMAFIMTASSRQLSMFLQQNLVSEMMAGAYLKAEGSEKTQASYLSTLCNNLATISQNEEIAYILSGDDFDFNLIDPENPKLFAISNSFSKNSVYAPVIGMLMSISARQFTMQNKIPFVYVLDEMTTVNIKNFETLPSVLREYLCAFILLTQSGSKLENLYGKLDRASVEANFGNLFLGRTKDVEALKYYPSIFGKEEKERKSRSTGKSGGGTNRSVTVSSQKEDIYQGRDFADLEPGEFIGSATRANVDYFKVKLKEFNQKNEKPLPDVRVLEPEEISRNFARILDEVRELFPCE, from the coding sequence ATGGAGAATTGTGTCATTTATATCAAGCTGTTTATATTGGCGGTGGCTTCACTGATAACAGGAGTTTCCACCATAAGTCGCAAATGGTATATCAATTTCTTTGTTTTTTTGCTTTGCATAATTGTTGAAACCTCTCTGGCATATCTGTTTTTTCCGGCATATGTGTTTTATCCGGCATGTGCTTCCCTGGTCATATTCGTCCTGTCATGGTTATGGGAACGGGGCAAACCGAAAAGTCCCGGAGAAAACAATAACCCGATCAGGCTCCCCGTACAATCGGGAATATCGAAAAACTATCTGGAATTTTATTATTACTATTCCAATTTCCTGATTTATGGCGGAGCCGGTTCAGGAAAGACCAAGAGTATAGGCAAGTGGTTGTTGGAGGAATATATCCGTTTGGAGTTTGCCGGCTTTATATACGACTTCAAGGACATCGATTATACCCGGACTGCCTATAACCTGATAGAGAAGCATGGTTATCCGCACAAGTTTTATTATGTCAGCTTTGACAGGCCCGAGCGTTCATACCGTTTCAACCCGCTGAAAGTTGTAAAGGACCGCACCGAACTGTTGCAGCTCATGGAGGATATCCTGCTTGCGCTGCTTCCCAAGAAAGAACAGCAGAATGAATGGGTGGCCGGTGGGCTGGGTATTCTGCGTGGAGTGGCTTTCAGGTTTTGGGACGAGTTTCCCGAATACTGTACGCTGCCTCATATCATGGCGTTCATCATGACGGCTTCTTCCCGGCAGCTTTCCATGTTCCTTCAGCAGAATCTTGTTTCGGAAATGATGGCCGGTGCTTATCTGAAGGCGGAAGGCTCCGAGAAGACACAGGCTTCCTATCTTTCCACCCTGTGTAATAATCTGGCAACCATATCACAAAACGAGGAGATTGCCTATATCCTTTCGGGGGATGATTTTGATTTCAACCTGATCGACCCGGAAAACCCAAAACTGTTTGCCATCAGCAACAGCTTCTCCAAGAACTCGGTCTATGCACCTGTCATAGGCATGCTCATGAGTATATCGGCCAGACAGTTCACCATGCAGAACAAGATCCCGTTCGTGTATGTCCTGGATGAAATGACAACGGTGAACATCAAGAACTTTGAAACGCTGCCTTCAGTATTGCGTGAATATCTGTGCGCTTTCATCCTGCTGACACAGTCCGGTTCCAAGCTGGAGAACCTGTATGGCAAACTCGACAGGGCATCGGTGGAAGCCAATTTTGGAAATCTCTTTCTCGGACGTACCAAAGACGTGGAGGCATTGAAATATTACCCGTCGATATTCGGTAAGGAGGAAAAGGAGCGGAAATCCAGAAGTACCGGGAAAAGTGGCGGTGGCACGAACAGGAGCGTGACCGTATCCTCACAGAAAGAGGACATCTATCAAGGACGCGATTTTGCGGATTTGGAACCGGGAGAGTTTATCGGTTCGGCCACCCGTGCCAATGTAGACTATTTCAAGGTGAAGTTGAAGGAGTTCAACCAGAAGAACGAGAAACCTCTGCCGGATGTCAGGGTATTGGAACCTGAAGAAATCAGCAGGAATTTTGCAAGAATACTTGATGAAGTCCGTGAACTGTTTCCCTGTGAATAG
- a CDS encoding LPD23 domain-containing protein, producing the protein MENTSENVFTNEEQDIIARSKAAGCYMQAPNGQPTNLNERQWVQVRTGAFKAWFGDWEKAARIKKLYNARPVEITGNEIAAGDDLKQYKKNALEYGKNLRGEYTNKDTNTPISLTGGNSRGGIREILQHDYKDKEHLQSIAAIPRIIEDSIFIDELPNEDVGKYPGIKSFSYYVCELKIGGSNYTVKAVIANQNNGIRYYDHRLSSIEKSELLSIIPTIQKAGIESNPLLSDFKDKRLFSILQTNSSKVVDENGEPLVVYHGTSLSREQEGHKTRFRIDDDWVIDVTDAPFHTFRGGAYGGLIFTSFDEGKASSIGSIRSMELPDDENGEEQWTEVSYVYDLFANARKPFDVKDGNAVREVLDELGENITAYDFYLGLELPVSREDAEKMLAGGNSWRIVETPTMQKVIRAKGYDAIRSMDEGVECLAVLAPNQLKAAGKYLYSERNTGAFSPDIDDIRFRQVYHGSPASFEHFDRAFTGTGEGAQAYGWGTYVTEVDAIAKRYAAIGIKRGNHITYDGEPLSSVLDNEYYFDGVWRVWKRQILSSTDVDSLKRNISSVYMDGRAAGTYSRRRKAFEQQKKDLLSDIDAGRICIELPRHLYTVEIPESNGTNYLRWESPVSPEQQGQIFLQLRKEHILFPGVTSDFWNGKSHVWNSGKEFYGFLDYMFIDLETDTDSGRLASEFLSRAGFTGIDYPAEYSTGGRADGARNYVIFNEADLKITAHERFRFIGEKGASNLDRFEGVCSRLENLAVAREMEKSGKDAGTIKMATGWERGADSKWRYETPDFEYHPAGDLGYSRLLEKQSWYGEFENLLDRQIEGKVLSEAEWKRFAELTELAAGLKEQDALRERIYLDDYVKDDELFHAYPEMKQTRLEFVDLPSADYGGTYLHSDNRIVVNISRTDDVKSVLAHEIQHAIQRMEGFARGSSPEEFKNTAENVILDIVQATDGRILEGGGFDNTPKGIFAALGREVPYGTILRHYDYPLSLVAEKYGYENIFDLVNDIDRFKSSIQKYRSTAGEVEARNVQARMNFTSGQRRNTLAVSTEDIARSEQIFLSREARMDELARHASFLAGKQHIPLEVVRRADEVSSPDVRGLLSCGKDIRGWYDIPSQHICLYLPHARGKEDIERTLLHEGVAHYGLRRLVGDGHMDAFLDEVFAGCGEKLRGEITRLAGTEKLDIRVATEEYLAHMAENGIGLSVWERISLAFRNLLRKLGFNIEIGTKELRSILHASGENLKKAETAAAPEKIRISGGELILGPKHGSACIRKRGSEVDVTPVLEKMREAGVKPVSFTPEQWRMLFSGKSLQLADGRMLMVVKEPSGYGVRLTGMAALKRKVTEMEL; encoded by the coding sequence ATGGAAAATACATCTGAAAATGTTTTCACAAATGAAGAACAGGATATCATAGCGCGCAGCAAGGCGGCAGGATGTTATATGCAGGCTCCGAACGGACAGCCCACAAATTTGAATGAAAGGCAGTGGGTACAGGTCAGAACCGGAGCCTTCAAGGCATGGTTCGGAGATTGGGAAAAGGCCGCACGCATAAAAAAACTGTATAATGCCAGACCTGTGGAAATAACAGGCAATGAGATTGCAGCGGGGGATGATCTGAAACAATACAAGAAGAATGCCCTGGAATACGGCAAGAACCTGCGGGGTGAATATACGAATAAGGATACAAACACCCCGATATCCCTGACCGGCGGTAACAGTCGCGGCGGCATCCGGGAAATACTGCAGCATGACTACAAGGACAAGGAGCATCTTCAGAGCATTGCCGCCATTCCTCGGATTATAGAGGATTCGATTTTCATAGACGAGCTTCCCAACGAGGATGTCGGCAAGTATCCGGGGATAAAGTCGTTTTCCTATTATGTATGCGAGTTAAAGATAGGCGGGAGCAATTATACCGTCAAGGCGGTTATCGCCAATCAAAACAACGGCATCAGATACTATGACCACAGACTCTCAAGCATAGAAAAGAGCGAATTGCTCTCAATTATCCCAACAATACAAAAAGCTGGAATTGAAAGTAATCCGCTCCTTTCCGATTTCAAAGATAAGCGTTTGTTTTCTATTCTCCAAACAAACAGCTCAAAAGTTGTGGATGAGAACGGGGAGCCGTTGGTGGTCTATCATGGTACATCCCTTTCAAGGGAGCAGGAAGGGCACAAAACCCGGTTCAGGATTGACGATGACTGGGTGATAGATGTGACCGACGCCCCTTTCCACACTTTCAGGGGCGGCGCATATGGCGGATTGATTTTCACCTCCTTTGACGAGGGAAAGGCCAGTAGCATCGGGTCGATACGCAGTATGGAACTGCCGGACGATGAAAACGGAGAAGAACAGTGGACGGAGGTAAGCTACGTATATGACCTCTTTGCTAATGCCAGGAAGCCTTTCGATGTAAAAGACGGGAATGCAGTCCGAGAGGTTCTGGATGAGTTAGGGGAAAATATTACAGCTTACGACTTCTATCTCGGTCTGGAACTCCCTGTTTCCCGAGAGGACGCGGAGAAAATGCTGGCAGGCGGTAACTCCTGGCGTATAGTGGAGACACCTACCATGCAGAAAGTCATCAGGGCAAAGGGCTATGATGCCATCCGGAGTATGGATGAGGGCGTCGAATGCCTGGCCGTTCTTGCTCCGAACCAACTGAAGGCGGCCGGCAAATATCTGTATTCGGAGCGGAACACCGGCGCTTTTTCGCCGGACATTGACGACATCCGTTTCCGGCAGGTATACCATGGCAGTCCGGCCTCCTTCGAACATTTCGACCGTGCCTTTACCGGAACCGGCGAAGGGGCGCAGGCCTACGGCTGGGGCACTTATGTGACAGAAGTGGACGCAATAGCCAAAAGGTATGCGGCCATCGGCATAAAGCGGGGAAACCACATCACCTATGACGGGGAGCCTTTATCCTCGGTACTTGACAACGAATATTATTTTGATGGCGTATGGAGAGTATGGAAACGTCAGATCCTTTCTTCCACCGACGTGGACAGTTTGAAACGGAACATTTCTTCCGTGTATATGGACGGGCGTGCTGCGGGCACATACAGCAGAAGGCGAAAGGCATTCGAGCAGCAGAAAAAGGATTTGCTTTCCGACATCGATGCCGGCAGGATATGCATTGAACTGCCACGCCACCTTTATACAGTGGAAATTCCGGAAAGCAACGGGACGAACTACCTGCGATGGGAGTCTCCGGTATCGCCGGAACAGCAAGGACAAATATTCCTGCAACTGCGAAAAGAGCATATACTTTTCCCCGGTGTTACAAGCGATTTTTGGAATGGCAAGTCCCATGTATGGAACAGTGGCAAGGAGTTCTATGGCTTTCTGGACTATATGTTCATAGATTTGGAAACGGACACTGATTCGGGACGTCTCGCCAGCGAGTTTCTTTCGCGGGCGGGTTTTACCGGTATTGACTATCCGGCGGAGTATTCGACCGGCGGCCGGGCTGACGGTGCACGGAACTATGTCATTTTCAATGAGGCCGACCTGAAGATAACCGCCCATGAACGTTTCCGTTTCATAGGAGAAAAAGGGGCTTCCAACCTTGACCGGTTTGAAGGAGTCTGTTCGCGTCTGGAAAACCTTGCAGTGGCCCGCGAAATGGAAAAGTCAGGCAAGGATGCCGGAACAATAAAAATGGCGACAGGCTGGGAACGCGGAGCTGACAGCAAGTGGCGCTATGAGACACCGGATTTCGAATACCATCCGGCCGGAGATCTGGGCTACTCACGCCTGTTGGAAAAACAGTCCTGGTACGGGGAGTTTGAAAATCTTCTTGACCGGCAAATAGAGGGGAAGGTGCTCTCTGAGGCGGAGTGGAAACGTTTTGCGGAACTGACGGAACTGGCAGCCGGACTGAAGGAACAGGATGCACTGCGTGAACGGATTTATCTGGATGACTATGTGAAAGACGATGAACTGTTCCATGCCTATCCTGAAATGAAACAAACCCGGTTGGAGTTTGTAGACCTGCCATCGGCTGACTACGGCGGAACCTATCTCCATTCGGATAACAGGATAGTAGTAAACATTTCCCGGACAGATGATGTAAAGTCCGTTCTGGCACATGAGATACAACATGCCATACAACGCATGGAAGGATTTGCAAGGGGAAGCAGCCCGGAGGAATTTAAAAATACGGCAGAGAATGTGATTCTGGATATCGTACAGGCCACTGACGGAAGGATTTTAGAGGGTGGAGGTTTCGACAACACCCCGAAAGGTATATTCGCTGCGCTTGGCCGGGAAGTACCCTATGGGACAATATTGAGGCATTACGACTACCCTCTCAGCCTCGTGGCTGAAAAATACGGATACGAAAATATCTTTGACCTGGTGAATGACATTGACCGGTTCAAAAGCAGCATACAGAAATACCGTTCCACTGCTGGGGAAGTGGAAGCGCGTAATGTGCAGGCCAGGATGAATTTTACTTCCGGCCAAAGACGGAACACGCTTGCCGTTTCCACCGAGGATATTGCCCGCAGCGAACAGATATTCCTTTCAAGGGAGGCCCGGATGGATGAACTCGCACGCCATGCGTCTTTTCTGGCCGGAAAACAGCATATTCCTTTGGAAGTGGTCCGTCGTGCCGATGAGGTAAGCTCTCCTGACGTGCGCGGCCTACTTTCCTGCGGAAAAGACATCCGGGGATGGTATGACATTCCCTCGCAGCATATATGCCTGTATCTTCCGCACGCCCGGGGAAAAGAGGATATCGAACGTACCCTGTTGCATGAAGGTGTGGCGCATTATGGTCTGCGCAGACTTGTCGGGGACGGGCATATGGATGCGTTCCTGGACGAAGTGTTTGCCGGCTGCGGGGAAAAGCTGCGCGGTGAAATTACCCGCCTGGCCGGGACGGAAAAATTAGACATACGGGTTGCCACTGAGGAGTATCTGGCGCATATGGCCGAGAACGGTATCGGCCTTTCCGTTTGGGAAAGGATCAGCTTGGCTTTCAGGAACCTTCTGCGGAAGCTGGGATTCAATATCGAGATCGGCACGAAAGAGCTCAGAAGCATACTCCATGCCAGTGGGGAGAACCTGAAAAAAGCGGAAACAGCAGCCGCACCTGAAAAAATCCGGATATCCGGAGGTGAGCTTATACTGGGGCCAAAGCATGGCAGTGCCTGTATCAGGAAAAGAGGTTCGGAAGTGGATGTAACACCGGTACTGGAGAAGATGAGAGAAGCGGGTGTCAAACCAGTTTCCTTTACTCCGGAACAATGGAGAATGCTTTTTAGCGGCAAATCCTTGCAGCTGGCCGATGGCAGGATGCTTATGGTTGTCAAGGAACCTTCGGGCTATGGAGTAAGGCTCACCGGGATGGCAGCCTTAAAGAGGAAAGTTACAGAAATGGAATTATAA